The genome window GCGCGGTGGTCAGCTCGCTGACCAGCCTCGCCGACCCTCGCGTAGGGATCGAGTTGCGCGTCAGGGGGCGAGCATGTGCTTCGCGATGACGAGGCGCTGGACCTCGCTCGTGCCCTCGCCGATCTCGCAGAGCTTCGCGTCGCGCAGGTGCCGCTCGACGGCGAACTCACGCGTGTAGCCGTAGCCGCCGTGGATCTGCAGGGCCTTGTTGCACGCTCGCGACGCCGCTTCGCTGGCGAAGAGCTTCGCCATCGACGCCTCGCGCGAGTAGGGCTGGCCGAGATCGCAGAGCCAGGCCGCGCGGTACGTGAGCAGGTGGGCGGCGTCGAGCTCGGTCTTCATGTCGGCGAGCATCCACTGGATGGCCTGAAACTCGGCGATCGACTTCCCGAACTGCTTGCGATCCTTCGCGTAGGTGACGGCCATGTCCAGCGCGCCGTAGCCGAGCCCGAGCGCCATGGCGGCGATCGAGATGCGGCCACGGTCGAGGATCTGCATCGTGTCGATGAAGCCATGGTCGACCTCGCCCACGCGGTTCTCGTCCGGCACGCGCACGTCCTCCAGCGTGAGCTCGCACGTGTCGCTCGACTTGCACCCGAGCTTCTCGAGGTGCTTCGACGCGGAGAAGCCGGGAGTGCCGTGCTCGACCACGAACGCGGTGATGCCGCGCTGCTTGGACACGTTGGGGTTCGAGTGCGCGAGCACGACGCAGAAGCCGCCCACGCTGCCCTGCGTGATGAACATCTTGGTCCCGTTCAGGACCCACGAGCCGTCGTCGGCGCGGCGCGCCGTGGTCTGCATGCCCGCCGAGTCGCTCCCCGAGCCGGGCTCGGTGAGCGCCCAGGCCGCCAGCCACTCTCCCGACGCCGCCTTCGGGAGGTACTTTCGCTTCTGGGCCTCGTTTCCGAACGCCAGGATGTGGCCGGTGCCGAGGCCGTTGTGCGACGCGACCGTCAGCGCGGACGAGCCGTCGACGCGCGCGAGTTCCTCGACGCAGATCGCGTAGCTGGTCGTGTCCATCCCCGAGCCGCCGTACTCCTCCGGGATGCGAATGCCGAGGAGGCCGAGCTCCGCCAGCTTGGGGACGAGCTCCCGCGGGAAGCGCTCTTCCTCGTCCCACGCGCGCGCGTGGGGCTGGATGTGGGCCTTCGCGAACTCGCGCACGCTGGTCCGCAGAAGCTGGTGGTGCTCGGAAAAGGTGAAATCCATGAGGGTCGCGGGGGCTCCTTTGACCCAGGTTCATAGGGGCCCCTGCCGACCTCGGTCAACGTGGAACGCGTGATCCTGCGCCGCAGGCGGCTCGCGCGAGCTGCCCCCCCTGCCCAGCGCCTCCGACTCCGCCGTGGGAGGTCACCGGGTCGCGACGCACACGGAGCCGCCCATGAGCTTCGTGCAGTGGTAGCCATTGGGGCAGCGATCCCCGGTCCCGCAGGGCCGGCTGCAGTACCCGCCCGTTCCGCGGGCGATGCACACCCCCGCGGCGCAGTCCGCGGCCGTGGCGCAAGCGCCCCCCACGTCGGTCGGCGGCTTCGCCTTGCCGCCCGGCTTCGCGGGCTCGCCGGTCCCTGCGTCGGCGGCGCCCCCGGCCTTGGGGTCGGGCTCCCCGGCGGCCCGGAGGGCCTCCTCGAAGAGCCACTGGTACGCGTCCGTGCGCGTGTACACGTTGTGCACGTTCGATCCATCGCAGCGCGGCCCCCCTCGCGACACGACGCCCACGACCTCGCCGGTGTCGTCGTCGAGCGCGGGCCCACCAGAGTCCCCTTGGCAGGTCGCCTCGCCGACGAGGAACTCCGCCGGGCTCACCGAGAGCACGCGCACGTGATCCCGCAGGAGCTTCTGGCCTAGCGCGCCGTCCGAGGGGCGACGGCCGAAGCCAACGGCGCGCACAAAGTCTCCCGCGGCGACGCCGGTGGCGCGCACTCCCACGGGCTTCACCCCGGCCACCGGACGATCGAGCACGAGGAAGGCGATGTCGGCGTCGCAGAGCGTCGCGCCCGACGGAGCGACGACGCGCCTCCCTCGCGCCGCCTCCCTCGCGCGCTCGACGGTCTCGCCCACCAACACCGAGATCGTGGCGGGATCGCGCGCGCCCAGCACGTGAACGCCCTGCGGCGGGCACGCGATGCGCTCCGAGGTGCGCGCGACGCAGTGCCGCGCCGTGAGCACAAGCTTCGCCGACACGAGCGTGCCGGAGCAGAGCCCCTCGCCCCCGAGGTCGAGGGCCACCACGGCGGGATCGCGCCCCCGATCGGGCACCCCACGCACGATCTCGACGGTCGACACCGCCACGCCGGCGTCCGCGCCCTCCTGCGCGGCCGGCAAGTCGACCGCCCGATCGACCCCGCCGCACGCCGCTGCCGCCACCACCAGCAGCCCGACCGTGAGCGGCCGCGCCCCCGACACCGCCGCCGAACCCACGAGCGCTGCCCACCGATTTCCAGACCCGTTCTGCATGTGAGACCTCCTTCGGGCGGCGCCCTTGCGCGGGCCGTGCCGCCCCAGAACGGCGTAATCCTTCGAACGTGGCGCGGGTGGCGCGCGTCCGGGACGGCATCGAGGCGGCCGCGGACGGCCCCGGCGGTGCTCGTGAACCTGACGTGAGCCCCAAGGGGTGAACCAAGTCGACGGCGAGCCCGAGCCGTAGGCGAGGTCTCGCCGTGAACTCGTGATGACGCTCGAGCGCGACACCGCGCAGATCCCTCGGCATTTTCGCGAGGTTCGGGCGGGGCACCGTCGGCACGCAGGTTGCTCCTCTTCAAGCGTGGCACGCGCTCCCCTCCCCTCCTCGCTCGTCGCTTCCCTCCTCGCCGTCGGCGCGGTGCTCGTCGCGCACACGCCCTCGGCCGCGCGCGCGAGCGGGACCCTCGGTACCTCGTCCCGTGGTGTGGCGCCCTTGGCCGTCCGCGTCGCGGTCGCGAGCGATGGCGCCCGCACGACCCGCTGGCAGATGGCGGTGCTCCCCGCCGGCGAGCGCGTCGCGTGGCTCGTCCCCGCCCGGCCCGGAGCGTCGATCGACCTGGCCGGGGATCCGCTCTTCGCGGCGCTCGACGAGGCCACTCGGGTCCGCGTCCTGCGACCCATCGGCACCACGGCCGGCCCGTCCACGACGGCGTGCGGCGCCGAGGGCGACCACGAGACCGTCCGCGACGAGGTGCCCACGGAGCGCGCCACCCCCGAGCCAGGCGCCCCCGTTGTGCTCACGAGCGGCGCCGAGCTCACGCGGTTCGCATCGGACCGGGGCCTGCACCTCCCGCAGGGGTTCGCGTCGCTCGCCTTTCGAGACGGCTCGATGGTCGTGGCCATCACCTTCGCGCCCGGCGCACGCCCGTCGAGCACGCCCGTGCTCCGCGTCTCCGACGACGGCCCGCCGGCGCTCCCGCTCTTTCTCACGCGCGCGACGAGCGGCACGCTCCCGGTGACCGCATGGGTCGTGGCGACATCGCCGGTGCAGATCGGCGCGCCCGTCTCGCTCCCGCCGAGCGAGCTCGTGTGGGACGAGCGCGGCTCGAACTACCTCGCGGCGCGGGAGCAGGTCGTCTCGGCCTACCGGGGCTTCGGCTTCCTCACCGAGGCCGCGAGCCACGATCTCCTCTTTGGGCCGCGCGACGCGCTCCCCAGCGGCGAGCGCCCTCGCCCCCTCGTCCAGACGTTCGCCGAGCGCGTCGCTCGCACCCCTGCGGAGGCCACCGCATGCGCCGACGCCCTCGGGCGGCTTCGCAACGCGCCGCTCCGGTTCGGGGTCGCCTGCCCAGCGGGAGCGCTCGGTCGAATCCCGGGCGGCTCCACGCCGCCGTGCGCGGCCACCCCCGGCGACGTCGACCCGGTCGTCGCGACCTGCGGCACCTCCGACGACGACCTCGCCCTCGCGCTCTCGGGAAAGCGCATCGAGTCGCTGAGCGTCACTCGCGCGTACGGCCTCATCCCCGCGGGCGGCTTCGGGGCGCTCGTGGGGTACCAGGAGGCGGCCGCGCGGTCAGGCGTGATCGAGAGCCAGCGCTTCGACCCGCTGTGTCTGCCGCAGCCCCCGCCCGGCGCCACGAGCCCCTCTCCCGTGCCTCCGGGGAAGGCCACGCCGGCACCGCGCTCCCCCGACTCGCCGCAGGAAGAGCCCGTCTACTACGAGAGCTCGGGCTGCTCCGGGAGCGCGGTCGTGGTCGACACGAGCTCCTCGAGCGACACCAGCTCCTCGAGCGACGACTCGTGCGGCGGAGGCACCGACACGAGCAGCTCCTCCGGCTCCTCCGACTCGAGCGACCCGGGCTGCAGCGGCGACACCGTCGGCGGCGACAACGACTCGGCGGGCGACGCCTGCGCGAGCGACTCCTCCTCCTCGTCCAGCGACTCGTGCTCGAGCGGCTCGGGCGGCGGCTCGGACTGCGACGCCGACGCGAGCCTGCGCTCGCGTCCACGAGGGAAGAGCCCGGTCTCACGCGCAGCGCTCGCGCTCTTCGCGCTGGCCCTCCCGCTGCGCCGCCTCTTTCGACGGCGGGAACGCGAGTAAATTCGAGCACTTGCAGCGCACATGAGCGCGACCCCGGCCCGAGGACGCGTCAGGCGAAATCCGCGGCTCGCTCGAAGGTGATGGACCGCCGACTCAGCGCGCGCGGATGTTGTCGCGCACCCAGCCGATGATCGTCTCGAGGCGCGTGCCCGGGGTGAACACGCCCTGAACGCCCGCCTCGCGCAGCCGCGTGACGTCGTCGTCGGGGATGATGCCGCCGCCAAAGAGCACGACGTCGTCGGCGCCCTTCGCGCGCAGCGCGGCGAGCACGGCGGGGAAGAGCGTGTTGTGCGCGCCGCTCATGATCGACAGCCCGACGCCGTCGACGTCTTCCTGAACGGCGGCGTTCGCGATCATCTCCGGCGTCTGGTGGAGGCCCGTGTAGACCACCTCGAACCCGGCGTCGCGGAGGGCGCGCGCCACCACCTTCGCGCCGCGATCGTGGCCGTCGAGACCGGGCTTGGCGACGAGGATTCGGACTTTTCGGTCGGGCTGGGCTTCCGGCATCAAGGCCGCGTTATGTGCGGAACCGGCCGATCTGTCAATTCGCGGGCGCCTCGGCGCCGGTCGGGATCTCCACGCTGACGGCGATGTCGTCGTCCCCGCGCCGCACGATCCCTGACAGCTCGGTGCGCCCGGCGAGGATGGCGCTCGTCACGATGCCCGACACCTCGCGCAGGGATCGAACACGCGCGCTCCCCACCGACACGAGCAGGTCCCCGTCCGAGAGGCCCGCGCCGGTCCCCACGCCGCGGAGCCGCACGCCCTCGCGCGAGTCGACCGCCGGCACCACGCCGCGCCTCGCGTAGGCCAGCACCACGGACGCCGGCACGTGCACCCCGCGGGTTCGGATCCCCACCGGGCCCGGGGCAGCGGCCCCGCCAGCCGCGTGCGCCGCGGGGCCGCCTGGGGCGCCCGCGACGGGCCCACCCGGGGCGAGCTCGTGCGCGTCGTCGACGCGCGGCAACCCGAGGTGCAGGGCCGTGTGGCGGGGCGACGGCGCGGCCCACCGCCCGAGCTCGCCGCCCAGCTCCTCCCCCAAAACGTCAGCGCCCCGGCTGCCCGCGATGATCGCGAGCAAAGCCGAGGCACCGAGGACGCCCGCGAGCGTCAGGCGACGGGAGAGCTCAGGCCTCGCCGGCCGGCGCTCCACCTTCGTCGTCGTCGTCGTCGTCGTCGTCGTCGTCGTCATCGTCTTCCATGTCGGGCAGCGACGGCTCGGACGGGAGCTCGCGCCCTTCCTTCGCGGCGAGCTGGCGATCCTTCTCGCGCTGCGCCTTCAGCTGAGCGACCCGCTGCATGATGGCGGGCTTGGGGGCCACCATGACGGTCATGGTGCGCGCTTCCATCATGGCGCGAGTCTCGACGTTCGCCAGGTCTTCGGTGCCGTGGATGACGAGCGTGAGCTGCTCTTGCGCCTTCTCGGGGTGGGTGATCTCGCGGCCGCGGAAGCGAACCGTGAACTTCACCTTGTGACCGGCCTCGAGGAAGCGACGCGCCGCCTTGATCTTGAAGGCGATGTCGTGATCGTCGGTCTTGGGGCGGAGCTTGACCTCCTTCACCTCGACCACGGTCTGCTTGCGCTTCGCCTCGGCGGTCTTCTTCTTTTCCTCGTACTTGTACTTCCCGAAGTCGAGGATCTTGCACACCGGCGGCTCGGCCTTGGGGTTCACCTCGACCAGATCGAGGTTTGCCTCCTGCGCGCGCTTCAGCGCCTCGTGCGTGGG of Myxococcales bacterium contains these proteins:
- a CDS encoding translation initiation factor IF-3 yields the protein MGRPRFDPRQQQRGFQIRVNHRIRVPEVRVIGPEGEMLGVLPTHEALKRAQEANLDLVEVNPKAEPPVCKILDFGKYKYEEKKKTAEAKRKQTVVEVKEVKLRPKTDDHDIAFKIKAARRFLEAGHKVKFTVRFRGREITHPEKAQEQLTLVIHGTEDLANVETRAMMEARTMTVMVAPKPAIMQRVAQLKAQREKDRQLAAKEGRELPSEPSLPDMEDDDDDDDDDDDDDEGGAPAGEA
- a CDS encoding S1 family peptidase gives rise to the protein MQNGSGNRWAALVGSAAVSGARPLTVGLLVVAAAACGGVDRAVDLPAAQEGADAGVAVSTVEIVRGVPDRGRDPAVVALDLGGEGLCSGTLVSAKLVLTARHCVARTSERIACPPQGVHVLGARDPATISVLVGETVERAREAARGRRVVAPSGATLCDADIAFLVLDRPVAGVKPVGVRATGVAAGDFVRAVGFGRRPSDGALGQKLLRDHVRVLSVSPAEFLVGEATCQGDSGGPALDDDTGEVVGVVSRGGPRCDGSNVHNVYTRTDAYQWLFEEALRAAGEPDPKAGGAADAGTGEPAKPGGKAKPPTDVGGACATAADCAAGVCIARGTGGYCSRPCGTGDRCPNGYHCTKLMGGSVCVATR
- a CDS encoding cobalamin B12-binding domain-containing protein, with product MPEAQPDRKVRILVAKPGLDGHDRGAKVVARALRDAGFEVVYTGLHQTPEMIANAAVQEDVDGVGLSIMSGAHNTLFPAVLAALRAKGADDVVLFGGGIIPDDDVTRLREAGVQGVFTPGTRLETIIGWVRDNIRAR
- a CDS encoding acyl-CoA dehydrogenase family protein; this translates as MDFTFSEHHQLLRTSVREFAKAHIQPHARAWDEEERFPRELVPKLAELGLLGIRIPEEYGGSGMDTTSYAICVEELARVDGSSALTVASHNGLGTGHILAFGNEAQKRKYLPKAASGEWLAAWALTEPGSGSDSAGMQTTARRADDGSWVLNGTKMFITQGSVGGFCVVLAHSNPNVSKQRGITAFVVEHGTPGFSASKHLEKLGCKSSDTCELTLEDVRVPDENRVGEVDHGFIDTMQILDRGRISIAAMALGLGYGALDMAVTYAKDRKQFGKSIAEFQAIQWMLADMKTELDAAHLLTYRAAWLCDLGQPYSREASMAKLFASEAASRACNKALQIHGGYGYTREFAVERHLRDAKLCEIGEGTSEVQRLVIAKHMLAP